Proteins from one Pongo abelii isolate AG06213 chromosome 19, NHGRI_mPonAbe1-v2.0_pri, whole genome shotgun sequence genomic window:
- the LOC100936714 gene encoding uncharacterized protein LOC100936714: MIGKREISLLFLFPSTLLPHCLLVPNLLPSSFPASLLPPSAPSSPSTVFSARLSAFFFPSPDLVPCLILFSPTDLFPLSVSLPNVVFAPFHSPPSSSPQLLLFPSASPLSHRLLPHLLPFPSPFHPDPPPFPPLPSPKSSSHLFLPSPSSSPSSPLFSSPLLLPHRALPASSSALSPQSSSRIFFSPVHFSLPHRFLPLSLSASSQHRFLWRRLFLPSPSRPPQGLPHPPLHLLASLLHLPAYSRSSVFPPLPLLPSRSPSSRSSPGLLPPTVFFLIPHRFLPISSHFLAAVSVCRSLFPSSSPLRIVFFPSLLFSTIFFPSPPFSSRFHLPTFSQQRLPAALFFPRNLFSPLPLPTVFAPDRLLAHSLLRALPLPFT, encoded by the exons ATGATCGGAAAACGGGAAA TATctctattgtttctttttccctcAACTCTTCTCCCACACTGCCTTCTTGTCCCCAACCTTCTCCCATCGTCATTCCCcgcttcccttctccctccctccgctCCTTCTTCTCCCAGCACTGTCTTCTCAGCCCgtctttctgcctttttcttcccctctcccGACCTCgttccctgcctcatcctcttcTCTCCCACCGATCTTTTTCCCCTCTCCGTCTCTTTGCCCAACGTCGTTTTCGcccctttccactcccctccttcttcttcccctcaactcctcctcttcccctctgcCTCTCCCCTTTCCCATCGTCTTCTTCCCCACCTTCTgccctttccctcccctttccatccCGACCCTCCTCCTTTCCCACCCCTCCCTTCCCCAAAGTCTTCTTCCCAcctttttctcccctctccctcttcctcaccgtcttctcccctcttctcttctcccctccttctTCCCCACCGCGCTCTTCCCGCATCCTCTTCTGCCCTCTCCCCACAGTCTTCTTCCCGCATCTTCTTCTCCCCGGTACATTTTTCCCTTCCCCACCGTTTTCTTCCTCTCAGTCTCTCCGCCTCCTCGCAGCACCGGTTCCTGTGGCGTCGGCTTTTCCTCCCATCTCCCTCTCGCCCTCCCCAAGGCCTCCCCCACCCTCCTCTCCACCTGCTCGCTTCCCTTCTCCACCTTCCCGCCTATTCCCGCAGCAGCGTTTTCCCGCcgctccctcttctcccctcccgcTCCCCCTCCTCACGGTCTTCGCCCGGCCTATTACCCCCAACCGTTTTCTTCCTCATCCCACACCgttttcttcccatttcttccCACTTTCTCGCAGCAGTGTCTGTCTGCCGCAGTCTCTTCCCATCCTCTTCTCCTCTCCGCATCGTCTTCTTTCCCAGCCTCTTATTCTCCACCatcttcttcccctccccaccattcTCTTCCCGTTTCCATCTCCCCACCTTCTCGCAGCAGCGACTTCCTGCCGCGCTTTTCTTTCCCCGCAATCtcttctcccctcttcctctccccaccgTCTTCGCCCCCGATCGTCTTCTTGCCCACTCCCTTCTCCGCGCTCTCCCACTGCCTTTCACCTAG